One Jannaschia sp. GRR-S6-38 genomic window carries:
- a CDS encoding sensor histidine kinase, with translation MLTTLSGRFLILTVLFVMLAEVLIFVPSIARFRQDYLAERMERAQIASLALLGAEGMIDDDVERELLDNAGVLNVVLRRDEMRQLVLSTDLPGPVARTVDLRDPSPLLLMRDAIARYFRPEAEVIRVIAEPARGGGMQIEAALDTADLRAAMLEYGLNILILSLVISVMTAVCLFLAVRRLMVLPIRALVAQMKRYAAAPEDARRVIEPRSRIRELREAETTLRDLETQLTGNLRQKERLAQLGRAVAKISHDLRNILTTATLLADRMERVDDPTVKRVAPKIVSSLTRAVNLTEGTLAFGRAEEAPPALQRIEAAQLFEEVCEAEALAAGDVPIRWEAAPGQWFRADPEQMFRVLSNLVRNARQAIQASGQGGEIEVSLTEDPEAWQIRVTDTGPGLPPRAQENLFQAFQGNARKGGTGLGLVIASELVRGHGGTLSLQETGPGGTVFRIHLPRELAERQ, from the coding sequence ATGCTGACCACCCTGTCCGGCCGCTTCCTGATCCTCACGGTGTTGTTCGTGATGCTGGCCGAGGTCCTGATCTTCGTGCCGTCGATCGCGCGTTTCCGGCAGGATTACCTCGCCGAGCGGATGGAGCGGGCGCAGATCGCGTCGCTGGCCCTCCTGGGCGCGGAGGGGATGATCGACGACGATGTCGAGCGCGAGCTTCTGGACAATGCCGGCGTGCTGAACGTGGTGCTGCGGCGCGACGAGATGCGCCAGCTGGTGCTGTCGACGGACCTGCCGGGGCCGGTGGCGCGCACCGTGGACCTGCGCGACCCCTCGCCCCTTCTGCTGATGCGCGACGCGATCGCGCGGTACTTCCGGCCCGAGGCCGAGGTGATCCGGGTCATCGCCGAACCCGCGCGCGGCGGCGGGATGCAGATCGAGGCGGCGCTCGACACCGCCGATCTGCGCGCGGCGATGCTGGAATACGGGCTCAACATCCTGATCCTGTCGCTGGTGATCTCGGTGATGACGGCGGTCTGCCTGTTCCTGGCGGTGCGGCGCCTGATGGTGCTGCCGATCCGGGCGCTGGTGGCCCAGATGAAGCGCTACGCCGCCGCGCCCGAGGATGCGCGCCGGGTGATCGAGCCGCGCTCGCGCATCCGCGAGCTGCGCGAGGCCGAGACCACGCTGCGCGACCTCGAGACCCAGCTCACCGGCAACCTGCGGCAGAAGGAGCGCCTCGCGCAGCTGGGCCGCGCGGTGGCCAAGATCAGCCATGACCTTCGCAACATCCTGACCACAGCGACGCTCTTGGCCGACAGAATGGAGCGGGTCGACGACCCGACCGTCAAGCGCGTCGCGCCGAAGATCGTGAGCTCGCTGACGCGGGCCGTGAACCTGACCGAGGGCACCCTCGCCTTCGGCCGCGCCGAGGAGGCGCCGCCGGCCCTGCAGCGCATCGAGGCCGCGCAGCTCTTCGAGGAGGTCTGCGAGGCCGAGGCGCTGGCCGCGGGCGACGTGCCGATCCGCTGGGAGGCCGCGCCCGGCCAGTGGTTCCGCGCTGATCCCGAGCAGATGTTCCGCGTGCTCTCGAACCTGGTGCGCAACGCGCGCCAGGCGATTCAAGCAAGCGGGCAGGGCGGCGAGATCGAGGTCAGCCTGACCGAGGACCCAGAGGCCTGGCAGATCCGCGTCACCGATACCGGGCCGGGCCTGCCGCCGCGCGCGCAGGAGAACCTGTTCCAGGCCTTCCAGGGCAATGCGCGCAAGGGCGGCACGGGGCTGGGCCTCGTTATCGCGAGCGAGCTGGTGCGCGGCCATGGCGGCACGCTGTCGCTGCAGGAGACGGGCCCCGGCGGCACGGTGTTCCGCATCCACCTGCCGCGCGAACTGGCCGAGCGGCAATGA
- a CDS encoding TVP38/TMEM64 family protein codes for MTETAMTTETEKRGWTRYLPIALIAAVAVTGAVLLRDQLSFAALAENREALLAFRDANYLLTALGFIAAYIVIVAFSLPGAAIATLTGGFLFGLFPGVLFNAGAATIGALAIFLAARHGFGDRLAARMEASGGAVARIKEGIREDETSYLFVMRLIPAVPFFVANLIPAFLGVSTWKYAVTTFFGILPGGLVYTWVGAGLGEVFARGETPDLGIIFEPQILGPILGLIALALLPVIVKKFRRKG; via the coding sequence ATGACCGAGACCGCGATGACAACCGAGACCGAGAAGCGCGGCTGGACGCGCTACCTTCCGATCGCCCTGATCGCGGCCGTCGCCGTGACCGGCGCCGTGCTGCTGCGCGACCAGCTGAGCTTTGCCGCGCTGGCCGAGAACCGCGAGGCGCTGCTGGCCTTCCGCGACGCGAATTACCTGCTGACGGCGCTGGGCTTCATCGCGGCCTATATCGTGATCGTCGCCTTCAGTCTGCCCGGCGCGGCCATCGCCACGCTGACCGGCGGGTTCCTCTTCGGGCTGTTCCCGGGCGTCCTGTTCAACGCGGGCGCGGCCACGATCGGCGCGCTGGCGATCTTCCTGGCGGCGCGCCATGGCTTCGGCGACCGGCTGGCCGCAAGGATGGAGGCCTCGGGCGGCGCGGTGGCGCGCATCAAGGAGGGCATCCGCGAGGACGAGACCAGCTATCTCTTCGTGATGCGGCTGATCCCGGCGGTGCCGTTCTTCGTAGCCAACCTCATCCCGGCCTTCCTTGGGGTGTCGACCTGGAAATACGCAGTCACGACCTTCTTCGGCATCCTTCCGGGCGGGCTGGTCTATACCTGGGTGGGCGCCGGGCTGGGCGAGGTCTTCGCCCGCGGCGAGACGCCGGATCTGGGCATCATCTTCGAGCCGCAGATCCTGGGGCCGATCCTGGGGCTGATCGCGCTGGCGCTCTTGCCGGTGATCGTCAAGAAATTCCGCCGGAAGGGCTGA
- a CDS encoding FGGY-family carbohydrate kinase has translation MSRLALGIDLGTSGIRSAVIDGTGAVVARARAPYPAIDPDRIDAMAWWEGAAACLDAQMAALTAVGRAPDEIGHIAVDGTSGSLVLVDAWLAPVTRGLLYNAGGFHEAARRIAEVAPDPHVARAPASALARALQLVAEDPDGRAAHLLHQADFVTAHLMGRGGSSDANNALKTGYDPEAAAWPDWISDTGLPAHLLPDVAVPGAALGPVAPAIAARFGLSPGAVVHAGTTDSIAAFIAATPLTLGAAVTSLGTTLAIKVLADRRIDRPEIGLYAHRLGPGWLIGGASNTGGGVLLQHFSPEEIARLSAEIDPGRLSGLDYYPLPAPGERFPVNDPDMRPRIHPRPASDADFLHGLLEGIARIEAACYAAVADLGGPDPERIRTAGGGAANATWREIRQRILGRPVETARQTEAAVGAALLARLKA, from the coding sequence GTGAGCCGCCTCGCGCTCGGGATCGACCTCGGCACCTCGGGCATCCGCTCGGCGGTGATCGACGGCACCGGCGCGGTCGTGGCGCGCGCGAGGGCCCCCTACCCGGCCATCGATCCCGACCGGATCGACGCGATGGCCTGGTGGGAGGGCGCGGCCGCCTGCCTCGACGCGCAGATGGCGGCGCTCACCGCTGTCGGGCGGGCGCCGGACGAGATCGGGCATATCGCCGTGGACGGCACGTCGGGCAGCCTCGTCCTGGTCGACGCGTGGCTGGCCCCCGTCACCCGCGGGCTGCTCTACAATGCGGGCGGATTCCACGAGGCCGCGCGCCGCATCGCCGAGGTCGCCCCCGACCCCCATGTCGCGCGCGCCCCCGCATCGGCGCTCGCGCGGGCGCTGCAACTCGTCGCGGAGGACCCGGACGGCCGGGCCGCGCATCTTCTGCACCAGGCGGATTTCGTCACGGCCCACCTGATGGGGCGGGGCGGATCGTCCGACGCCAACAATGCGCTCAAGACGGGCTACGATCCCGAAGCGGCCGCCTGGCCCGACTGGATCAGCGACACCGGCCTGCCCGCGCATCTGCTTCCCGACGTGGCGGTGCCGGGCGCCGCGCTCGGGCCCGTCGCCCCGGCCATCGCCGCGCGGTTCGGCCTGTCGCCCGGGGCGGTAGTCCATGCTGGCACGACCGACAGCATCGCCGCCTTCATCGCGGCCACGCCCCTGACGCTCGGCGCGGCTGTGACCTCGCTCGGCACCACGCTCGCGATCAAGGTGCTGGCCGACCGCCGCATCGACCGACCCGAGATCGGCCTCTACGCCCACCGCCTCGGCCCAGGCTGGCTGATCGGCGGCGCGTCCAATACCGGCGGCGGCGTGCTTCTCCAGCATTTCTCGCCCGAGGAAATCGCGCGGCTGTCAGCCGAGATCGACCCGGGACGGCTCAGCGGGCTCGACTACTACCCGCTCCCCGCGCCGGGCGAGCGCTTCCCTGTCAACGACCCCGACATGCGCCCCCGCATCCATCCGCGCCCCGCCAGCGACGCTGATTTCCTGCACGGCCTCCTCGAGGGCATCGCCCGGATCGAGGCCGCCTGCTACGCCGCGGTGGCAGATCTGGGCGGGCCGGACCCCGAGCGGATCCGGACGGCGGGCGGCGGCGCGGCCAACGCCACGTGGCGCGAAATCCGGCAGCGCATCCTTGGCCGCCCGGTCGAGACCGCGCGACAGACCGAGGCAGCCGTCGGCGCGGCCCTGCTCGCGCGGCTCAAGGCATGA
- a CDS encoding N-acyl homoserine lactonase family protein translates to MGVAETRIYPINTGWLEADLGTYIFWKGPAGEKIWNPVYCHYVDTGTHKILIDTGLCDEERATKYHHKCDKRGCLQVHEHLEQKLGVHPDEIDAIVFTHLHWDHVQNMKQFRNARYIAPKAEIEMAYNPLPLYYRTYESGFLGIEPAYAGCVFEAVEGECEVLPGITMFPTPGHSVGHMAVTVATSAGDIVVAGDAIFQERNLEPNAAEGWRYWVPARFVNSYEGWKSVEELDKRADYVLACHDAVANQRSEVFPYDGMPIRARRQPIPGYQFYFGDMPPGAVAKAAPAMTRAEAEAHIAALVPPRPDSA, encoded by the coding sequence ATGGGTGTCGCAGAAACCCGGATCTATCCGATCAACACCGGCTGGCTCGAGGCGGATCTCGGAACCTACATCTTCTGGAAGGGCCCGGCCGGCGAGAAGATCTGGAACCCGGTCTATTGCCACTATGTCGACACCGGCACTCACAAGATCCTGATCGATACCGGCCTCTGCGACGAGGAACGGGCGACGAAATACCACCACAAATGCGACAAGCGCGGCTGCCTGCAGGTGCACGAGCATCTCGAGCAGAAGCTGGGCGTGCATCCCGACGAGATCGACGCCATCGTCTTCACCCATCTGCACTGGGACCACGTGCAGAACATGAAGCAATTCCGGAACGCCCGCTACATCGCGCCCAAGGCCGAGATCGAAATGGCCTACAATCCGCTGCCGCTCTACTACCGCACCTACGAGAGCGGCTTTCTCGGGATCGAGCCGGCCTATGCGGGCTGCGTCTTCGAGGCGGTCGAAGGCGAGTGCGAGGTCCTGCCCGGCATCACGATGTTCCCCACGCCCGGGCATTCGGTCGGGCACATGGCCGTGACGGTCGCGACCAGCGCGGGCGACATCGTCGTCGCGGGCGACGCGATCTTTCAGGAGCGCAATCTCGAACCCAATGCCGCCGAAGGCTGGCGCTACTGGGTGCCCGCGCGTTTCGTGAACAGCTACGAGGGCTGGAAATCCGTGGAGGAGCTCGACAAGCGCGCCGATTACGTCCTGGCCTGCCACGACGCGGTCGCCAACCAACGCTCGGAGGTGTTCCCCTATGACGGCATGCCGATCCGCGCCCGGCGGCAGCCGATCCCCGGCTACCAGTTCTATTTCGGAGACATGCCGCCCGGCGCGGTCGCGAAGGCGGCTCCGGCGATGACCCGGGCCGAGGCCGAGGCCCATATCGCCGCGCTGGTGCCGCCCAGGCCGGATTCCGCCTGA
- a CDS encoding TIGR01459 family HAD-type hydrolase, whose protein sequence is MTRRISDLSQIAGAYDAVVLDQWGVLHDGDAPYPGAVAGVRTLAEAGTRLAVLSNSGKRAAVNAQRIAGIGFQPGLFETVMTSGEALWRDLAAGRVEMRRLLPIERAAGDAEAFCAGLAVTLSAELAEAEAVLLMGLPDDAAPDRFAALFDAALARGVPVICTNPDRASPWAGGITVASPGALAHDFARRGGTVRFYGKPHEPVFDALATALGVPPARLLMVGDSLEHDIAGGHAAGWATAFVRGGLHRAAFDGGAVEAVLDRLLDAEGAPPPDFTLDTIGGHHA, encoded by the coding sequence GTGACCCGCCGGATCTCGGATTTGTCGCAGATCGCGGGCGCGTACGACGCCGTCGTCCTCGACCAATGGGGCGTGCTGCACGACGGCGATGCGCCCTATCCCGGCGCGGTCGCGGGGGTGCGTACGTTGGCGGAGGCGGGAACGCGGCTCGCGGTGCTGTCGAACTCCGGAAAGCGCGCGGCTGTCAACGCGCAGCGGATCGCCGGGATCGGCTTTCAACCCGGGCTCTTCGAGACGGTGATGACCTCGGGCGAGGCGCTGTGGCGGGATCTCGCGGCGGGTCGCGTCGAGATGCGGCGATTGTTGCCCATTGAACGCGCGGCGGGCGACGCGGAAGCCTTCTGCGCGGGTCTCGCGGTGACGCTCTCTGCCGAGCTGGCGGAGGCGGAGGCGGTGCTCCTGATGGGGCTGCCGGACGATGCGGCCCCGGACCGCTTCGCGGCCCTGTTCGACGCGGCGCTGGCCCGCGGCGTTCCGGTCATCTGCACCAACCCGGACCGCGCCTCGCCTTGGGCCGGCGGGATCACCGTCGCCTCGCCCGGTGCGCTGGCCCATGATTTCGCGCGGCGCGGCGGCACGGTGCGCTTCTACGGCAAGCCCCATGAACCGGTCTTCGACGCGCTCGCCACGGCGCTCGGCGTGCCGCCCGCCCGGCTGCTCATGGTCGGTGACAGCCTCGAGCACGACATCGCGGGCGGCCATGCCGCCGGCTGGGCGACGGCCTTCGTGCGCGGCGGACTGCATCGCGCGGCCTTCGACGGCGGGGCGGTCGAGGCGGTCCTCGACCGCCTGCTTGACGCGGAAGGCGCGCCGCCGCCCGACTTCACCCTCGACACCATCGGAGGCCACCATGCGTGA
- the rpmH gene encoding 50S ribosomal protein L34: MKRTFQPSNLVRKRRHGFRARMATKAGRQILNARRARGRKKLSA; encoded by the coding sequence ATGAAGCGCACCTTCCAGCCCTCGAACCTCGTCCGCAAGCGCCGCCACGGGTTCCGCGCCCGCATGGCCACGAAAGCCGGCCGCCAGATCCTCAACGCCCGCCGCGCGCGCGGCCGCAAGAAGCTGTCGGCGTAA
- a CDS encoding ABC transporter ATP-binding protein gives MPAIQLQGLVKRYSGVEVLHGIDLDMAEDEFTVLVGPSGCGKSTTLRMLAGLEPVSDGDIAVNGRSIAHLDPKDRDIAMVFQDYALYPHMNVARNMSFSLRLQKRPKDEIERKVRETAEMLGLSAFLDRKPGELSGGQRQRVAMGRALCRDAGIFLFDEPLSNLDAKLRGQMRAELAMMRQTVKKNMVYVTHDQIEAMTLADRIVVMNGGHIQQQGPPAELFKRPVNRFVAGFLGSPPMNFLEATLVDADGLHALGQGFSLRLPPDVAARATGVAGGGVILGIRPSDLEYAPDAPDDAAIDLRVVVSEYIGAQSVLICDCGGAKVTVEIKSETPIALGETLRFAARPEGIHLFDPDTERAL, from the coding sequence ATGCCGGCGATCCAGCTGCAAGGTCTCGTGAAGCGTTACAGCGGCGTCGAGGTGCTTCACGGGATCGATCTCGACATGGCCGAGGACGAATTCACCGTGCTCGTCGGGCCGTCGGGCTGCGGCAAGTCCACGACGCTGCGGATGCTGGCCGGGCTGGAACCGGTATCGGATGGCGATATCGCGGTGAACGGGCGCTCGATCGCGCATCTCGATCCCAAGGATCGCGACATCGCGATGGTGTTCCAGGATTACGCGCTCTACCCGCATATGAACGTGGCGCGGAACATGTCCTTCAGCCTGCGTCTGCAGAAGCGCCCGAAGGACGAGATCGAGCGCAAGGTCCGCGAGACGGCCGAGATGCTCGGCCTGTCCGCGTTTCTCGACCGCAAGCCGGGCGAGCTCTCCGGGGGGCAGCGCCAGCGGGTCGCGATGGGCCGCGCGCTGTGCCGCGACGCGGGCATCTTCCTGTTCGACGAACCGCTCTCGAATCTCGACGCCAAGCTGCGCGGCCAGATGCGCGCCGAGCTCGCGATGATGCGCCAGACTGTGAAGAAGAACATGGTCTATGTCACCCATGACCAGATCGAGGCGATGACTCTGGCCGACCGGATCGTCGTGATGAACGGCGGCCATATCCAGCAGCAGGGTCCGCCCGCCGAGCTGTTCAAGCGGCCGGTCAACCGGTTCGTCGCGGGCTTCCTGGGCTCGCCGCCGATGAACTTTCTCGAAGCCACGCTGGTCGATGCGGACGGGCTGCATGCGCTCGGGCAGGGGTTCTCGCTGCGGCTGCCGCCGGATGTCGCCGCCCGCGCGACGGGCGTTGCCGGTGGCGGCGTGATCCTCGGCATCCGCCCGTCCGACCTGGAATACGCCCCGGACGCCCCGGATGACGCCGCGATCGATCTGCGGGTGGTCGTGTCGGAATATATCGGCGCGCAATCGGTCCTGATCTGCGACTGCGGGGGCGCCAAGGTCACGGTCGAGATCAAGTCCGAAACGCCCATCGCCCTCGGCGAGACGCTGCGCTTCGCGGCGCGGCCCGAGGGCATCCACCTGTTCGATCCCGATACCGAAAGGGCGCTCTGA
- a CDS encoding dihydrolipoyl dehydrogenase family protein: MQEIKTDVLVIGAGSGGLSVAAGAVQMGADVTLLEGGEMGGDCLNYGCVPSKALIAAGKHAHAMGAGAPFGVTPVAAEVDYAAAKRHVQATIATIAPVDSQERFEGLGVRVIREFGRFVDADTVEAGDTRIKARRIVLATGSRPFVPPIKGLDGVRHYTNEDIFELMEKPDHLLVIGGGPIGMEMAQAHVRLGCKVTVIEGERAFGKDDPEMAAVVLERLRAEGVEIVEGAQAERVTETGGRITVETGKGAFTGSHILVAVGRKANVEKLNLEAAGIEYDRAVKVGDDLRTTNRRVYAVGDVAGRLQFTHVAGYHGATVIRPILFGLPAKARQDHIPWVTYTAPELAQVGLTEAEARDRHGDKLEVLRFPYHENDRAIAERKTEGLIKVMVVKGKPVGASIAGAQAGELIGLWALVIANGLKIGAVANMVAPYPTLGEISKRAAGQYYVPRLFDSPLVKRVVGLVQRWGP; this comes from the coding sequence ATGCAAGAGATCAAGACGGACGTGCTGGTGATCGGCGCCGGCTCCGGCGGGCTGTCGGTCGCGGCGGGCGCGGTGCAGATGGGCGCCGACGTGACACTGCTGGAAGGCGGCGAGATGGGCGGCGACTGCCTGAATTACGGTTGCGTGCCCTCGAAGGCGCTGATCGCTGCGGGCAAGCACGCCCATGCGATGGGCGCGGGCGCCCCCTTCGGCGTGACGCCGGTCGCGGCCGAGGTCGATTACGCGGCCGCCAAGCGTCACGTGCAGGCCACGATCGCCACCATCGCGCCGGTGGACAGCCAGGAGCGGTTCGAGGGGCTGGGCGTGCGCGTGATCCGCGAATTCGGCCGCTTCGTCGATGCCGACACGGTCGAGGCGGGTGACACCCGCATCAAGGCGCGGCGCATCGTGCTGGCCACCGGCTCGCGCCCCTTCGTGCCGCCCATCAAGGGGCTGGACGGCGTGCGCCATTACACCAACGAGGACATCTTCGAGCTGATGGAGAAGCCCGACCACCTGCTGGTGATCGGCGGCGGGCCCATCGGGATGGAGATGGCGCAGGCGCATGTCCGGCTGGGCTGCAAGGTCACGGTGATCGAGGGCGAGCGGGCCTTCGGCAAGGACGACCCCGAGATGGCCGCCGTCGTGCTGGAGCGCTTGCGCGCCGAGGGCGTCGAGATCGTCGAGGGCGCGCAGGCCGAGCGGGTGACGGAGACGGGCGGGCGCATCACCGTCGAGACGGGCAAGGGCGCGTTCACCGGCAGCCACATCCTGGTGGCCGTGGGCCGGAAGGCCAATGTCGAGAAGCTGAACCTGGAGGCGGCGGGGATCGAATACGACCGCGCGGTCAAGGTGGGCGACGACCTGCGGACGACCAACCGCCGGGTCTATGCGGTGGGCGACGTGGCCGGGCGGCTGCAATTCACCCATGTCGCGGGCTATCACGGCGCCACGGTGATCCGCCCCATCCTGTTCGGCCTGCCCGCGAAGGCCCGGCAAGACCATATCCCCTGGGTCACCTATACCGCGCCCGAGCTGGCGCAGGTCGGGCTGACCGAGGCCGAGGCGCGCGACCGGCATGGCGACAAGCTGGAGGTGCTTCGCTTCCCCTATCACGAGAACGACCGCGCCATCGCCGAGCGCAAGACCGAGGGGCTGATCAAGGTGATGGTCGTGAAGGGCAAGCCCGTGGGCGCCTCAATCGCCGGGGCGCAGGCGGGCGAGCTGATCGGGCTCTGGGCGCTGGTCATCGCCAACGGGCTGAAGATCGGGGCGGTGGCGAACATGGTCGCGCCCTATCCGACGCTGGGCGAGATCTCGAAGCGCGCGGCGGGGCAGTATTACGTCCCGCGCCTGTTCGACAGCCCGCTGGTCAAGCGCGTCGTCGGGCTGGTGCAGCGCTGGGGGCCCTGA
- a CDS encoding class II aldolase/adducin family protein — MRDTAEFAAFRALSARLGADPLQVQGPGGNTSIKDGDTMWIKASGTELAEAQSRDIFVAVDLPRARAEADGAGDGTCRAALKDADGTLRPSIETTFHAILGARVVAHTHSVATLTHAISAAGRAAAREKLADMPVAFVPYAKPGLPLTREIAARATSATRVIVLENHGLVCAGGAVETVSDLLAEVEARLDLPAAETAPPPTGPAPEGFDWAAESWIVTDPRAAALARAGSYWPDHVVFLGPALPASRADAPAYIVEGAGVAVRRDATPSQRAMLRCLSDVLRRLPPGWEPLPIGPEAEAALLDWDAEKYRQAMAARS; from the coding sequence ATGCGTGACACTGCCGAATTCGCCGCCTTCCGCGCGCTCTCGGCCCGGCTTGGGGCGGACCCGCTGCAGGTTCAGGGACCGGGCGGCAACACGTCGATCAAGGATGGCGACACGATGTGGATCAAGGCGTCCGGCACCGAGCTGGCCGAGGCGCAGTCGCGGGACATCTTCGTCGCGGTCGACCTGCCCCGCGCGCGGGCCGAGGCCGACGGCGCGGGCGACGGCACCTGCCGCGCGGCGCTCAAGGACGCGGACGGCACGCTGCGCCCCTCGATCGAGACCACGTTTCACGCGATCCTCGGCGCGCGCGTCGTGGCGCATACCCATTCCGTCGCCACGCTGACCCACGCCATATCCGCGGCCGGGCGCGCGGCGGCGCGGGAGAAGCTGGCGGACATGCCGGTGGCCTTCGTGCCCTACGCGAAGCCGGGCTTGCCCCTGACCCGCGAGATCGCCGCGCGCGCCACCTCCGCGACCCGCGTCATCGTGCTGGAGAACCACGGGTTGGTCTGCGCGGGCGGCGCCGTCGAAACGGTCTCCGATCTTCTGGCCGAGGTCGAGGCCCGGCTCGACCTGCCCGCGGCCGAGACGGCCCCGCCCCCCACCGGGCCCGCGCCCGAAGGTTTCGACTGGGCTGCGGAAAGCTGGATCGTCACCGATCCCCGCGCCGCCGCCCTGGCCCGTGCCGGCAGCTACTGGCCCGATCACGTGGTCTTCCTCGGGCCCGCCCTGCCCGCCAGCCGCGCGGATGCGCCGGCCTATATCGTCGAAGGCGCGGGGGTGGCCGTGCGGCGCGACGCAACGCCGTCCCAGCGCGCAATGCTGCGCTGCCTGTCGGACGTGCTGCGCCGCCTGCCGCCCGGTTGGGAGCCCCTGCCCATCGGGCCCGAGGCCGAGGCGGCGCTGCTCGACTGGGACGCCGAGAAATACCGCCAGGCGATGGCGGCCCGGTCGTGA
- a CDS encoding ribonuclease P protein component yields MTQIDGTPGGTAPPASLRVLRVRPQFLALNRGRRVPAGSFLLQARNRGDGDPAIGVGFTCSKKVGNAVARNRAKRRLREAARLVLPAAGRPGWDYALIGRRDATADRPFAELLDDLRRALAKAHA; encoded by the coding sequence ATGACGCAGATCGACGGGACGCCGGGGGGGACCGCTCCTCCGGCGTCTCTTCGTGTGCTCAGGGTGCGGCCGCAATTCCTGGCGCTCAACCGCGGCCGCCGGGTGCCGGCCGGGTCCTTCCTGCTGCAGGCCCGCAACCGGGGCGACGGCGACCCGGCCATCGGCGTGGGCTTCACCTGCTCGAAGAAAGTGGGCAACGCCGTGGCGCGCAACCGGGCCAAGCGCCGCCTGCGCGAGGCCGCGCGCCTCGTCCTCCCCGCCGCGGGCCGCCCCGGCTGGGACTACGCGCTGATCGGCCGCCGCGACGCGACCGCCGACCGGCCCTTCGCGGAGCTGCTGGACGACCTGCGCCGCGCGCTCGCAAAGGCCCACGCATGA
- a CDS encoding GntR family transcriptional regulator: MDMARDRTSRSESSRGSAVARIETELRDDIAAGVLEPGERLDEVKLTERFGVSRTPVREALSRLTAQGILVPGEKRGVRVAQYTRAELAQIFEAMHEIEAACARVAAQRLSLLSRAEIEAAQRGCEAAAETGDLQLYLRANEAFHEAIYRATGNPYLAEIAAEFRHRTGPFRAKKFAEKADLIASARSHEALITSIFSEDSKAASDGMRAHMTASFLQTLAAN, from the coding sequence ATGGATATGGCCCGGGACAGGACTTCGAGGAGCGAAAGCTCCCGCGGATCGGCGGTCGCGCGGATCGAGACGGAGCTGCGCGACGACATCGCGGCCGGCGTGCTGGAGCCCGGCGAGCGGCTCGACGAGGTCAAGCTGACCGAACGCTTCGGCGTGTCGCGCACACCGGTCCGCGAAGCCCTGTCGCGGCTGACCGCGCAGGGCATCCTCGTGCCGGGCGAAAAGCGCGGCGTCCGGGTCGCGCAATACACGCGCGCCGAGCTCGCGCAGATCTTCGAAGCGATGCACGAGATCGAGGCGGCCTGTGCGCGCGTCGCCGCGCAGCGCCTGTCCCTGTTGAGCCGGGCGGAGATCGAGGCCGCGCAGCGCGGCTGCGAGGCGGCGGCCGAAACCGGCGATCTGCAACTCTACCTGCGCGCCAACGAGGCGTTCCACGAGGCGATCTACAGGGCCACGGGAAACCCCTATCTCGCCGAGATCGCCGCCGAGTTCCGCCACCGCACCGGCCCGTTCCGCGCCAAGAAATTCGCCGAGAAAGCCGACCTGATCGCCTCCGCGCGGAGCCACGAGGCGCTCATCACCAGCATCTTCTCCGAGGATTCCAAGGCCGCATCCGACGGGATGCGGGCCCATATGACGGCCTCCTTCCTGCAGACCCTCGCCGCCAACTGA
- the yidD gene encoding membrane protein insertion efficiency factor YidD has protein sequence MSPAARLLALPVRAYRAVASPWVGHNCRYQPTCSAYALEALEKHGALRGGWLALRRIARCHPWGGSGIDNVPD, from the coding sequence ATGAGCCCCGCCGCCCGCCTCCTCGCCCTGCCCGTCCGGGCCTATCGCGCGGTCGCCTCGCCCTGGGTCGGCCACAACTGCCGCTACCAGCCCACCTGCTCGGCCTACGCGCTCGAGGCGCTCGAGAAGCACGGCGCGCTCCGGGGCGGCTGGCTGGCCCTGCGCCGCATCGCGCGCTGCCATCCCTGGGGCGGCTCGGGCATCGACAACGTGCCGGACTGA